From Coffea arabica cultivar ET-39 chromosome 2e, Coffea Arabica ET-39 HiFi, whole genome shotgun sequence, the proteins below share one genomic window:
- the LOC113731633 gene encoding probable DNA helicase MCM9, whose protein sequence is MDNSNGMAKELAGFLIKHYTEQLHSIILSPDPRLHYPLLVDFAELLDDNPTLAHLLFSHPAEYLLVFDEAAIWAQKVIFKDLKQWDNASVKDYVHVRINVSGSPLECPETFPSIGRVRVKHRGILLTLKGTVIRSGAIKMIEGEKIYECRNCKHRFKVYPEVETRNVIPKPTICPSQSSKFCESTRFNLIEDNKICHDYQEIKIQENAQVLGVGAIPRSIPVILKDDLVDTVKAGDDVIVTGVLTAKWSPDVKDVRCDLDPVLVANYVRRMNEVKSGIDIPDDVIMKFKQFWLDFKNAPLKGRNAILRGICPQVFGLFTVKLAVALTLIGGVQHVDASGTKVRGESHLLLVGDPGTGKSQFLKFAAKLSNRSVITTGLGSTSAGLTVTAVKDGGEWMLEAGALVLADGGLCCIDEFDSMRGHDRATIHEAMEQQTISVAKAGLVTTLSTRTSVFGATNPKGQYDPDESLSVNTTLSGPLLSRFDIVLVLLDKKNPEWDAVVSSHILAEGEKENDNCNEDLKSTWPFPMLRRYIHFVKRNFRPVLSKEAENVISRYFQLQRRSATQNAARTTVRMLESLIRLAQAHARLMFRNEVTRLDAITAILCIESSMTTSAIVDSVGNALHSNFAENPDEEYAKQEMLILQKLCIIDEFPDLKSNLQ, encoded by the exons ATGGACAACAGCAATGGGATGGCCAAAGAACTGGCTGGTTTCTTGATAAAACATTATACCGAGCAGCTGCACTCCATCATTCTCTCTCCTGATCCACGCCTTCACTATCCTCTACTTGTTGA TTTTGCAGAGCTACTAGATGACAACCCAACCCTTGCTCATCTTCTTTTCTCCCATCCCGCTGAATATTTACTCGTTTTTGACGAAGCTGCTATCTGGGCTCAG AAAGTGATATTTAAGGATTTGAAGCAATGGGACAATGCAAGTGTGAAGGATTATGTTCATGTTCGAATTAATGTCAGTGGTTCTCCTCTCGAATGCCCTg AAACTTTTCCAAGTATTGGACGAGTGAGAGTGAAACACCGTGGGATACTTCTCACCCTTAAAGGGACTGTAATTAGGTCTGGAGCAATTAAGATGATTGAAGGAGAAAAGATTTATGAGTGTCGCAATTGTAAACACAG GTTCAAAGTTTATCCTGAGGTGGAAACTAGAAATGTAATTCCCAAGCCGACCATCTGTCCCTCTCAG AGCTCTAAGTTTTGTGAAAGCACAAGGTTTAATCTTATAGAAGACAACAAGATATGTCACGATTACCAAGAGATTAAAATCCAAGAGAACGCTCAAGTATTAGGTGTTGGGGCTATTCCTCGTTCAATTCCAGTCATTTTGAAGGATGATCTAGTTGACACGGTGAAAGCTGGAG ATGATGTGATTGTCACTGGAGTATTGACGGCAAAATGGTCACCTGATGTAAAGGATGTCCGCTGTGACCTTGATCCTGTCTTAGTTGCAAACTACGTAAG gagaatgaatgaagtCAAGTCAGGGATAGATATCCCAGATGATGTCATTATGAAATTCAAACAGTTCTGGCTAGATTTTAAAAATGCCCCATTAAAAG GTAGGAATGCCATTCTACGCGGTATCTGCCCACAAGTTTTCGGGCTCTTCACTGTAAAGCTTGCAG TGGCTCTGACACTAATTGGAGGTGTCCAACATGTTGATGCTTCTGGGACGAAAGTCCGCGGAGAGTCTCATTTGCTTCTTGTGGGAGATCCTG GCACTGGGAAATCTCAGTTCTTAAAATTTGCTGCAAAGTTAAGCAACAGATCTGTAATTACTACTGGGTTGGGAAGCACAAGTGCTGGATTGACTGTTACTGCAGTCAAGGATGGAG GGGAGTGGATGCTTGAAGCTGGTGCCCTTGTATTAGCAGATGGCGGTCTTTGTTGCATAGATGAATTTGATAG CATGAGGGGGCATGACAGAGCAACCATTCATGAGGCTATGGAGCAGCAGACTATAAGTGTTGCCAAG GCTGGTCTTGTTACAACTCTCAGTACAAGGACAAGTGTCTTTGGTGCAACAAACCCAAAGGGACAGTATGATCCtgatgaat CTCTGTCCGTCAATACAACACTCTCTGGACCCTTGTTGAGCAGATTTGATATAGTTCTAGTCCTCTTAGATAAAAAGAACCCCGAATGGGATGCAGTTGTTTCGTCTCACATCCTTGCTGAG GGAGAAAAGGAGAATGACAATTGCAATGAAGATCTGAAAAGCACTTGGCCTTTTCCCATGCTTAGAAG GTACATCCACTTTGTTAAAAGAAACTTTAGACCTGTTCTCTCAAAGGAGGCTGAAAATGTTATTTCACGCTATTTCCAACTTCAAAGAAGATCTGCAACTCAAAATGCAG CAAGGACCACCGTTCGCATGCTGGAGAGTTTGATACGACTTGCTCAAG CACATGCAAGGCTGATGTTTAGAAATGAGGTTACACGACTAGATGCCATTACAGCAATATTATGTATTGAATCATCCATGACTACATCAGCTATAGTGGATAGCGTTGGAAATGCATTGCACTCCAATTTTGCAGAAAATCCTGATGAAGAAT ATGCCAAGCAGGAAATGCTGATCCTTCAGAAGCTGTGCATAATTGATGAATTCCCTGACTTGAAAAGTAACCTCCAATGA